The genomic region AAGGTCGCGACTACGGAATAAGTCCACGCCGCCCCGGTTCCCAGCGCGACAAGGCTGTTCATATCCGGAGCACGCTTGATCAACGCCGGAATGCCCTTCGCAAAGAACCTCCAACCCGGTCCGAACAGAACCACCGTGGCAAGCGCGAATTGGATCAGCCACGACGTTTGAATGCCGATTGTGCTCTCAATCAGGCCCTCAAAGCCGGGTATGGTGTGTTTTCCCATTTCCAGAACGAACACCGGAACGGTCAGGATCGCGGCAAGGATGACACGGCGCGCCAGCGCGTCGGCTTCTTCTGCCTTGCGGTCCGATCGGTCCTCGTGCGCATCGCTCTGCGCAATCTCGGCCGGGTATCCCGCCTCCGTACTGATCCGGGCAATCTCTTCCGGGGTGATGGCATCTGAAAGATACTCTACCACAGCCGTTTCGGTTGCTAGATTGACCGCCGCATTCAATAGGCCGGGTGTCCGTACAAGCGCCTGTTCAACCCGACCGACACAGGACGCGCAGGACATGGCGTCTACGTTCAGCGTGACGCGCGCCGTGCTTGCCGGGTAGCCGGCCTGCGACAGTGCCGCAACCGCTGCGCCCGTCGTGGCTGCATCATCCGTCTGAAACTGTGCCGTTTCACTCACCAGATTGACACTGACGTTCGAAAGGCCTGGAACCTCGCCGAGAGCCTTTTCAACCCTGCCCACACAGGACGCGCAGCTCATGCCGGAAACGGACAGACGTATCGTATTGGGGTCGGTCATGAGAGACTCCTCGGTTGAACTTACCCTGATATAGGGCTTCCAGTTGCTGGAAGCTCAAGAGAGTATCTCATTTATTTTTCTGATATTTGCTTGACCTTCCTCCCGATGGAACGACCAAGTCTGAGGTTGTACCAAAAATGGAGGCCTTCATGATTTTTTCCGTCCCGAAAATGAGCTGTGGACACTGTACATCCGCTATCGAAAGCGGCATCAAGGCAAAGGATCCATCAGCCGTTGTCACGTCCGATCTGGACCTTCGCCTTGTCACTGTCCAAAGCACATTGGAACAGGCCGCTGTGCGGCAAGCCATCGTTGACGCTGGCTACGACGCTTCAGCCGCGTAAGCTTGTCCTTATTCGGCGGCCCGTGCCTGATCGACAAGCTCGATCATCTGGTCCGCCTGGATCAGGCCCGGCGCAAGACTGTCGCCGATCACAAATGAAGGTGTGCCACTGAACCCCAGAGATTGCGCAAGCCGCATGGAAGTCTGTATGTGTTCTTCTATTTCCGGTCCGTTCATGTCGCGACGCAACTGTGCAACATCGAGGCCGATGTCTTCCGCAGTGCGGAGAATCGATGCTTCCTCTGCGCGTTCCTTCAGTTGCATCATGGCCCAATGAAACTCTTCATATTTGCCCTGGTTTCGGGACGCCAGCGCCGCGCGGGCGGCAAAAACCGACCCGTCCCCCAGAATGGGCCATTCCCGGTAAACGACCCTGACGTTGGGATCAGCGGCAAGCAATGCCTCCATTTCAGGTTTAACCCGGCGGCAATAGGGGCAGTTGTAGTCGAAGAATTCGACAACCGTGACATCGCCATCCGGATTGCCCAGAACGGGCGCATTGGGATCATTTTCAAGCGTGGCTTTTTCCGTATCGAGAACCTGCGCTGCGGCTTGCGCCTGCAACGCCTGCTGTTGCTGTTCGAACAACTGCGCGGCCTCGAACACGATGCCCGGATTCTCGCGGATGGCTTCCAGCATCAGTTCCTTGATCCGGTCTTCGTCCATGCCGTCTGCCGTCGCAGCGATGGGAAGCATTAACAGTGCGGTGGTAGCCAAGAATCTTTTCATTATCCGTCTCCTTGTGAGGCAATATCCTGGGCCGTGCGCTCGGCTTGCGTGGCGCGTTCACGCTCCGGCCATGTTGACTTGATGTATGCGAGGATGTCCCAGATTTCCCCGTCGCTCAGTTGGTCGCCGAAACCGGGCATGCCGCTGTTGAAGTCAACGCCTTGCGCCGCGAGAACCTCGGCGCCCCCCAGCTTGGTGTAGGCGAACAGCATGCTGTCCGCGTGGTGCCAAGTGTGGCCGCTTGCATCATGCGGCGGTGCGGGCAGGCTTCCGTCATCACGCGGACTGCGCCAGTTTTCTTCACCTTCCAGATTTGCGCCATGGCACGCGGCGCAATTTTCGGCATAGAGGACTTCGCCCGCGGCCACATCGGCTGAGGAGTTGATGAGGTTTTCCGCCGTATGGTCGGTTCCGCCGGACCGGGTCCACAGGAATATGGTAGCCACCGCAACGGTAACTACGCCCAACGCAAGATAGACGGATCGCGGGGTCATCCAACGACGATCTTGGTCATCATGCCCGAAGCCGCATGCGACAGCATGTGGCAATGTAGCAGCCATTGGCCCGGGTTGTCCGCCACAAAGGCAATCTCGCGCGTCTGACCCCGTTCAAGAAGGGTCGTGTCACGCAGCGGTCCGAGGGTGCCGTTTTCGGCGACCTCGTGGAAGTGAATGCCATGCAGGTGCATCGCGTGCGGAAACGCCGTGTCGTTCACGATCTTCAATCGTACATTCTGGCCGCGGTCCAGCCGCGCAAGGGGATCACCGTTGATCCCGTCCACTTTGCCGTTGAACGACCAGAAATACCCGGCCTCGACGATCTCGCCGATCGGCTTGAGTTCGCCCCCAAGGGAAGCGGACCTCATCCGCCCCATGGCACCGCCTTCCATACTCAGGCTGAGCATCGTGGCTTCACTCAAGTCGACCATCCTGTGGTCGTTCGGCGGCAAGGCCAAAGGCGCGTCTCGACGATTTTTCGAGCCCCACTCAACGACCTCGAATGTAACCTGGCTGAAGGCCTCTTCCCGGCCGAACTGAAGAATATGAGCCGTTTCACCAACATCCGCGACCACATCGACGATCAGGTCGATCCGTTGAGCCGGAGCGAGGATCATCGGCTCCGTCACCTTAATGGGTGCAGCCAGGGGCATGCCGTCCAAAGCAACCGCCCAACCGTCAAGGCCTTCCAGCCCCAGTTGGAAATTGCGCGCATTGGCAGCATTGATCAGCCGCAAGCGCAGTCTTTCGTTCTTGCGTGCACTCAGGCCCAGATTGAAGGTTCCATTGGTCGTCAGCAGGTTGCCGATGCGCCCTGCGTGGCTGAGATCATGAGGCGCTCCGAAGTCGTCTTTGATCTGCGCGGTTTCGGGGTCAATAAGCCAATCATCCAGGATCAGGACTTCCTCGCGATCAATGTCGAGAGGCTCGGCCTCTTCCACGATCAGTGCACCGTAAAGCCCTCTGCCCACCTGCTCAAACGACCTATTATGGGCATGGTACCAATAGGTCCCGGCATCCGGGACAGTAAAGTCATAGTCGAATGTTTCCTCCGGCTGGACCACATCCTGTGTCAGGCCGGAAACGCCATCCATCGCATTGTCGATGCGGATGCCGTGCCAATGCGTCGACGTTCCCTGAGAAAACCGGTTGACCAATCTGCGCTGGACACGCCCCCCCTGCGCCACGCGAATCTCCGGACCGGGTGAGCCGCCGTCAAAGCACCAAAGCGATGTCTTGCCATAGTTGCCGGGCAGCAGCTGCACGTCGCTTTGCTGGGCTGTCAGGGTCGCGAATGGCGTGCCCGCAAATCCAGTGCTGGCCGACAGACCACTGAACGCAGCAGATGTTGCCAGAAATTGGCGGCGATTGAGCGTGATCATTCGTGGGTTCCCAAGATTATGATTTGTTGTCCAGCAGGTAGGTGGCCATCGCATTCAGGTCTGCGTCGCTCAGAAAGCCCGTGCCATAGCGCACGACTTCGGCCATTGATCCACCAAATACGTCGCCAGACGGCGTTATGCCAGATCGCAATGCATAAGCCATATCGTCTGTTGTCCAGCCTTCGGACACAAGATCGCGCGTCCGGATCGAAGGTGCTTTGCCACCTCCCGGCAAGGCGTCGTTGCCGGAAAACCTCTTCGATACTATGCGTGCGCCTGCAAAGTTCCGCGTTGTGTGGCAGGCAGCACAATGTGCCGCCCCGTTGACCAGCAGCTTGCCCCTGTTCCAAGCATCGCTTCGGTCCGCCTCTGGTGCGGTGTCAGGCTTTGTCAGAAAAGCCGCCCGCCAAAGTTTCATCCCCCATCGCTGATCGAACGGAAAAGGCACCTCATGGGACGGGGTCGGCACATTCACGGCTGGCACGGTCTGGAACGCGGCCCACAGATCGGCAATGTCCTGATCCGTGTAGTTTGCATAAAACGGGTAGGTGAAGGTGGGATAATAGGGGTCTCCGTCCGGGGAAATTCCCTGCCTTACCGCTTTTGCAAACTCTTCTACTGTCCAGCCGCCAATCCCGAATTCGACATCGGTGGTCAGATTTGGCGGATAGAATGTCCCGAAATCGGTCCGGAGCGGCGCTCCTCCTGCCAATGGCGCCCCGCCAGCTTCAAAGTTGGTGTGGCACGCAATGCATCCACCGGCGCGCGCCAGATACGACCCCCGCTGGGCATCGCCTTGCAGGGTCAGGTCCGAGACTGGCGCACCGATCGGCCAGGCTATCGTTGCCGCGACAACGCCGATGCCGCCGACGACCCCCGCACCGATGATCCAACGCCACCACCGCATCTGATCACTTGTCCTCTTTGCGGAACTTCTGGTGGCAGGCCGAACAGGTCTGGGCGACCATCGCGAACGCACGGTCGGTCGGCATGTCCGCAAACATCTCGGTCGTCATGGGAAGGTCCGATCCCATCATGCCCCCTCCCATTGCAGGCGCGGACCCGCCACCCATCATCCCGTCAGTGGCGCCGCCCATCATTGATTCGCTACCGTTGCCCTGTGCTGCGGCCAACCCATTGCCTGCGCTCAACTTCAATCCTTCGGCGGCTGTTCTCAACTCTTGCGCAAGGGCCGCGAACTCTTCGCTGTTTTCCCAGACCGACGGCAACGCCTTGGACACTCCGCCACCCGAGCCTTCAGGAAACAGTCGCGTCATTTGCTCACCGGCATGGCCGATCATCGCGCCAGCTTCCCTGCGGACGACATCGGCGTCATAAGGTACCTGACCCCGCATCATGGGTGATAGCGTCTTGAGTGTTTTGGCCATCGCGGACATGCCCTGCATCCGCTCCAGCACCACGCCGGTTGCTCCGGAATGCGCCAAGGCAGCAACGCCGGTCGTCCCGATCGCAATGGCAGTAATCCATATCTTCATGTTCATGTTGGTCATTCCTGTCAATTGATCCCGTTGGCGCGCTGAAGTTCCCGCACATATGCAACAACCATCTTCACATCGCCGGGTGTGACGCCTTCAACTGGCGGCATATTGCCAAACTTCCAATGGTGCGCTCTGACACCTTGTTTCGCGGCAAGCAAAAAAGCGGCGTCACCGTGATGGCTCGGTTCATAGATCTTGTGGACAAGCGGCGGTGCCACGCCATTCTGTCCGGCAGCATTCGCACCGTGACAAGCGGCGCAAGCGCCATCGAAAACACGCTTTCCCAATTGGGCATTTGCTGAGAATTCAGCAGGCACAACCACGTCTGCAATCGGCGCGCCCTCTTCCGTCTGCGAAAGATCAGGCGTTGTCATTGTGTGGCCGGGCATCGAAGACGATGGCTGCAATTGCTGCCAGATCACAACCGCGCCACCGACGACAAAAAACGCCGCAATCAGGATGCCGGACTTCGACATCAGATTAATCGTACCTGCGTGCCGACCGGTGTCCTTTCGAACACCTCGATGATTTGCTCGTTGTAGAGACCGATACACCCGCTTGAAGAGCGTCTTCCGATCTTGCGCGTATCATGGGTGCCGTGAATCCTGTAGTACGTCCAACTCAGGTGCAGGGCACGGACGCCCAACGGGTTATCCGGCCCGGGCGGCATATAGGCTGGCAAAGACGGGTCACGTTCGCGCATGGAGGGTGTAGGGGTCCAGTCAGGTTCGGGGTCCTTGAACGTGACTGTCGTGTAGCCGCGCTTTGTCAGCTCGTCAGACAAGGGAACCGATGTCGGATAAATGCGCATTTCGCCATCGGCCGTCCAGTGTTGCATCACGCGGGTAACGGTGTCTGCGATGATGATACCCTTGTCCAAAGCGTCAAAGTGGTCTTGCCAAGCGTGTGTACGAAACGATGAGATATTCCTTCGGACACTGGTTTGATCCACCTGCGCACG from Salipiger abyssi harbors:
- a CDS encoding c-type cytochrome, with the translated sequence MTPRSVYLALGVVTVAVATIFLWTRSGGTDHTAENLINSSADVAAGEVLYAENCAACHGANLEGEENWRSPRDDGSLPAPPHDASGHTWHHADSMLFAYTKLGGAEVLAAQGVDFNSGMPGFGDQLSDGEIWDILAYIKSTWPERERATQAERTAQDIASQGDG
- a CDS encoding c-type cytochrome, with translation MSKSGILIAAFFVVGGAVVIWQQLQPSSSMPGHTMTTPDLSQTEEGAPIADVVVPAEFSANAQLGKRVFDGACAACHGANAAGQNGVAPPLVHKIYEPSHHGDAAFLLAAKQGVRAHHWKFGNMPPVEGVTPGDVKMVVAYVRELQRANGIN
- a CDS encoding L,D-transpeptidase, translating into MMTRKQTRVTRRAFTAGAASAAFAAPSILRAQVDQTSVRRNISSFRTHAWQDHFDALDKGIIIADTVTRVMQHWTADGEMRIYPTSVPLSDELTKRGYTTVTFKDPEPDWTPTPSMRERDPSLPAYMPPGPDNPLGVRALHLSWTYYRIHGTHDTRKIGRRSSSGCIGLYNEQIIEVFERTPVGTQVRLI
- a CDS encoding heavy-metal-associated domain-containing protein, translating into MSCGHCTSAIESGIKAKDPSAVVTSDLDLRLVTVQSTLEQAAVRQAIVDAGYDASAA
- a CDS encoding DsbA family protein, whose amino-acid sequence is MKRFLATTALLMLPIAATADGMDEDRIKELMLEAIRENPGIVFEAAQLFEQQQQALQAQAAAQVLDTEKATLENDPNAPVLGNPDGDVTVVEFFDYNCPYCRRVKPEMEALLAADPNVRVVYREWPILGDGSVFAARAALASRNQGKYEEFHWAMMQLKERAEEASILRTAEDIGLDVAQLRRDMNGPEIEEHIQTSMRLAQSLGFSGTPSFVIGDSLAPGLIQADQMIELVDQARAAE
- a CDS encoding multicopper oxidase family protein yields the protein MITLNRRQFLATSAAFSGLSASTGFAGTPFATLTAQQSDVQLLPGNYGKTSLWCFDGGSPGPEIRVAQGGRVQRRLVNRFSQGTSTHWHGIRIDNAMDGVSGLTQDVVQPEETFDYDFTVPDAGTYWYHAHNRSFEQVGRGLYGALIVEEAEPLDIDREEVLILDDWLIDPETAQIKDDFGAPHDLSHAGRIGNLLTTNGTFNLGLSARKNERLRLRLINAANARNFQLGLEGLDGWAVALDGMPLAAPIKVTEPMILAPAQRIDLIVDVVADVGETAHILQFGREEAFSQVTFEVVEWGSKNRRDAPLALPPNDHRMVDLSEATMLSLSMEGGAMGRMRSASLGGELKPIGEIVEAGYFWSFNGKVDGINGDPLARLDRGQNVRLKIVNDTAFPHAMHLHGIHFHEVAENGTLGPLRDTTLLERGQTREIAFVADNPGQWLLHCHMLSHAASGMMTKIVVG
- a CDS encoding c-type cytochrome; amino-acid sequence: MNMKIWITAIAIGTTGVAALAHSGATGVVLERMQGMSAMAKTLKTLSPMMRGQVPYDADVVRREAGAMIGHAGEQMTRLFPEGSGGGVSKALPSVWENSEEFAALAQELRTAAEGLKLSAGNGLAAAQGNGSESMMGGATDGMMGGGSAPAMGGGMMGSDLPMTTEMFADMPTDRAFAMVAQTCSACHQKFRKEDK
- a CDS encoding c-type cytochrome; protein product: MRWWRWIIGAGVVGGIGVVAATIAWPIGAPVSDLTLQGDAQRGSYLARAGGCIACHTNFEAGGAPLAGGAPLRTDFGTFYPPNLTTDVEFGIGGWTVEEFAKAVRQGISPDGDPYYPTFTYPFYANYTDQDIADLWAAFQTVPAVNVPTPSHEVPFPFDQRWGMKLWRAAFLTKPDTAPEADRSDAWNRGKLLVNGAAHCAACHTTRNFAGARIVSKRFSGNDALPGGGKAPSIRTRDLVSEGWTTDDMAYALRSGITPSGDVFGGSMAEVVRYGTGFLSDADLNAMATYLLDNKS